From the genome of Bacteroides sp. MSB163, one region includes:
- a CDS encoding VOC family protein, giving the protein MRKINHFGIPTTTPQPGEIYVEGLKVWLTNFNESPNKIEYLRFEEGSWMPELIQKVAHIAYEVDDLAAELEGAKVLVEPMPGGENLTIAFIEEEGIALELMQFDK; this is encoded by the coding sequence ATGAGAAAGATTAATCATTTTGGAATACCGACCACTACACCGCAACCGGGTGAGATATATGTGGAAGGATTAAAAGTATGGCTGACTAACTTTAATGAAAGCCCCAATAAGATAGAATACTTGCGTTTCGAAGAAGGCAGCTGGATGCCTGAATTGATTCAGAAAGTAGCGCATATCGCTTACGAAGTCGATGATCTGGCAGCCGAATTGGAAGGTGCAAAAGTATTAGTTGAACCGATGCCGGGCGGAGAGAATCTGACAATTGCTTTCATTGAAGAAGAGGGTATTGCTTTGGAGTTAATGCAGTTTGATAAATAA
- a CDS encoding dihydroxyacetone kinase subunit DhaK, with protein MMNKFINDPDNLTAELLEGYVMAYSNQVAIGGENIIVRAHAKAEDKVAVITLGGSGHEPALSGFVGDGMLDCSVVGDIFAAPGAQRLFQALQMFKREAGILLVVLNHSGDIMSANMACQLAERTGIKVKTILTHDDISAGLDAPDEDRRGLAGCVPLIKIVGAAAEEGKSLDEIIEIGERFNTRLATLAVAMKSCTHPQNGMTISDLPDGEIEIGMGQHGEGGGGRKQLVSADETAEEMIGLLMKKLQPKAGNKALLIINGVGATTHMEMNIVYRKAHQVLENAGIEVAAARIGELLTVQEQAGFQMILGLLDDDHIDYLNNKMSNAPYWTTIGK; from the coding sequence ATGATGAATAAATTCATAAATGATCCGGATAATCTGACAGCTGAATTGCTGGAAGGATATGTAATGGCTTATAGTAACCAGGTAGCCATCGGCGGAGAAAACATTATTGTGCGTGCACATGCGAAAGCTGAAGATAAAGTAGCTGTGATCACTTTGGGTGGTTCCGGTCATGAACCCGCATTAAGCGGTTTCGTGGGGGACGGAATGTTGGACTGCTCTGTAGTCGGTGATATTTTTGCTGCTCCGGGTGCGCAACGCTTGTTTCAGGCTTTGCAGATGTTCAAACGTGAGGCTGGTATCTTGCTTGTGGTGTTGAATCACTCTGGCGATATCATGAGTGCAAACATGGCATGTCAGTTGGCTGAACGTACAGGCATTAAGGTAAAGACTATTCTGACACACGATGATATCAGTGCAGGACTGGATGCACCGGATGAAGATCGTCGTGGTCTGGCAGGTTGTGTCCCTTTGATTAAAATCGTTGGAGCTGCCGCTGAAGAAGGTAAGTCGTTGGACGAGATTATTGAAATAGGTGAACGCTTCAATACACGCTTGGCTACGTTGGCAGTGGCAATGAAATCCTGTACCCATCCGCAAAACGGTATGACCATCTCCGACCTTCCGGACGGTGAAATTGAAATCGGTATGGGGCAGCATGGAGAAGGTGGAGGCGGTCGCAAGCAACTGGTTTCTGCCGATGAAACAGCCGAAGAAATGATTGGTTTGCTGATGAAGAAGCTACAGCCGAAAGCCGGTAACAAGGCTCTGTTAATTATTAACGGTGTAGGGGCAACTACGCACATGGAGATGAATATCGTTTATCGCAAAGCTCATCAGGTGTTGGAAAATGCCGGTATCGAAGTGGCTGCCGCCCGTATCGGTGAGTTGTTGACTGTTCAGGAACAAGCTGGTTTCCAAATGATTCTTGGTTTGCTGGATGACGATCATATAGATTATCTGAATAATAAAATGTCTAATGCTCCTTATTGGACCACTATCGGTAAGTAA